One stretch of Micromonospora echinospora DNA includes these proteins:
- a CDS encoding DUF742 domain-containing protein: MIPGAAGADPEPEPGIRVRPFLHASAPSPEPDAGDGEPTGPRPFVLTAGRVDGDPAIGLETQVTARPGSTSWAVTARLAPELAAIVAICAEPVSVAEISARTRMHFGVTRVLVGDLRAAGHLDVHVADGDDALDPDIILRVIDGLRAIS; this comes from the coding sequence ATGATCCCGGGGGCCGCCGGCGCGGACCCGGAGCCGGAACCCGGCATCCGGGTCCGCCCCTTCCTGCACGCGTCCGCTCCGAGTCCGGAGCCGGACGCGGGCGACGGGGAGCCGACCGGCCCGCGCCCGTTCGTGCTGACCGCCGGACGGGTGGACGGCGACCCGGCGATCGGTCTGGAGACCCAGGTCACCGCTCGTCCGGGCAGCACCTCGTGGGCGGTGACCGCCCGGCTCGCCCCGGAGCTGGCGGCGATCGTCGCGATCTGCGCCGAGCCCGTCTCGGTGGCAGAGATCTCCGCCCGGACCCGGATGCATTTCGGTGTGACCCGGGTGCTCGTCGGCGACCTTCGCGCCGCCGGTCATCTCGACGTGCACGTCGCGGACGGCGACGACGCCCTCGATCCCGACATCATCCTGCGAGTGATTGATGGACTTCGTGCGATCTCCTGA